ATGGGTCACGTCCAGGTAGTACGGCTGCGAGCGCGCCGCCGAGACCTGCCCGGCGAACGCCGTCTGGGTATCGGACTCACAGCGCTTGACCGCATCCAGGTCGTCGCTGACCGCGACGATCTTGACCACCTGGTCCAGGAGGCCCTCGAAGCTCGGAACGACGGTCGGCGGGAACTGGACGGTCGACTCCTCCCGGGCAACATGTGGCGCCTCTCTCTTGCGGACGAACCAATCCTTGCCCCGGTAGACCCAAGCGGGCAGGCCGTGCGCATCCACGGTCTCGATGACGCGCGCGGCCACGCTGGCCGGCAGGGTGTGCTGCTCGACGAGCGTCATGTCCGGACGGACGAACATGCCGCCGTTGAAGCCCGGGATGATGGTGGTCAGGGCGAGCGGCTCGACCAGCATGGTCATCCCGCGCGGCGGGCGTCCGCTGGTGATGGCGAAGGCGATGCCGGCATCACGG
The genomic region above belongs to Gemmatimonadales bacterium and contains:
- a CDS encoding Cof-type HAD-IIB family hydrolase → MTGARADRSQEGPLQIRLLIADVDGTLVTQDKVLTPRAIQAVHRLRDAGIAFAITSGRPPRGMTMLVEPLALTTIIPGFNGGMFVRPDMTLVEQHTLPASVAARVIETVDAHGLPAWVYRGKDWFVRKREAPHVAREESTVQFPPTVVPSFEGLLDQVVKIVAVSDDLDAVKRCESDTQTAFAGQVSAARSQPYYLDVTHPSANKGAVVTWMSNAMRIPAEQIATMGDQPNDVLMFAKSGLSIAVANASPEVQREATHVTTSNEEEGFANAVERFILPAARPSDLTRHGH